The proteins below are encoded in one region of Streptomyces roseirectus:
- the adhE gene encoding bifunctional acetaldehyde-CoA/alcohol dehydrogenase, with protein MSQPASTQERDGREPCPVDSAVDRATAALAAFERMGQELVDRIVETAAQAVLRRHSHLARLAVEETGRGLVEDKAAKNLFACERVARHLDGLRTVGVIGRDDIDGVVEIADPVGVIHAVVPVTNPTSTVIFKSLIALKTRNPVVFSFPRAAQRCCAETARILREAAVAAGAPLDCLQWLDDPSRENTDRLMRHPGVALILATGGNGLVRAAYSAGKPALGVGAGNVPAYLDHTADVPRAVHDIVLSKTFDHGMVCASEQTVILHETIADAALREFRRLHAHVTTAQETRLLTRYLFGSDADGTGDSETARSSCAPGDLNSDAVGRSAAQIAEAAGFAVPPSTSLILAEVAAVGPREPLTREKLCPVLTVVRAADREHGMRLAEQTVAFDGLGHTAAVHGTDDDLVAEFGRRVKAARVVWNSPSSLGGIGGFYNAFPPSLTLGCGTYGGNAVAGNIQAGHLLNVKRVGRRTPRPRRFTVPPLIHTEPYSLRRLADLPDLRRVTLVTGPGARGRGHVGRVLDVLRRCPAPVETDVLDDIGADPALPAVRRGADRLRAFCPDTVVALGGGSAMDAAKVMRLLYERPDVDLTALRQKSMDFRERVTAPATGPRARLVCVPTTAGSGSEVTPFAVITDPVTGLKHPLVDPTLTPDVALCDATLTTDLPPAVTADSAFDALTHAIEAYVSVHAGDLTDGLCLTAIRLVFGHLERAVRSGPHDPEARTRLHHAGTVAGMAFGSAFLGAVHAMSHTLGATYGITHGRTNALLLPHVIRYNGTVPARPTAWPAYETYRAPERLQDIARHLGLPADDPRQAVGALARAVEDLRESAGIESSFKALGVPEHTFLDRLPEQAANAYDDPCVSTNPRLPLRTELETLMRTAYYGDARLD; from the coding sequence ATGTCCCAACCCGCTTCGACCCAGGAGAGAGACGGCCGCGAGCCGTGTCCGGTGGACAGCGCGGTGGACCGCGCCACGGCGGCGCTCGCCGCGTTCGAGCGGATGGGCCAGGAACTGGTGGACCGGATCGTCGAGACGGCGGCGCAGGCGGTGCTGCGGCGCCATTCCCATCTCGCCCGGCTGGCGGTGGAGGAGACGGGACGTGGACTCGTGGAGGACAAGGCGGCGAAGAACCTGTTCGCCTGCGAGCGGGTCGCCCGCCACCTCGACGGCCTCAGAACCGTCGGCGTCATCGGACGTGACGACATCGACGGCGTCGTGGAGATCGCCGACCCCGTCGGGGTGATCCACGCCGTCGTCCCGGTCACGAACCCCACCTCCACGGTGATCTTCAAGTCGCTCATCGCTCTCAAGACACGCAACCCCGTCGTCTTCTCCTTCCCTCGCGCCGCCCAGCGCTGCTGTGCGGAGACCGCACGGATCCTGCGGGAGGCCGCCGTCGCCGCCGGGGCACCCCTGGACTGTCTCCAGTGGCTCGACGACCCGTCACGGGAGAACACCGACCGCCTGATGCGCCACCCCGGCGTCGCGCTGATCCTGGCCACCGGAGGGAACGGCCTGGTACGGGCCGCCTACTCGGCGGGCAAACCCGCTCTCGGCGTCGGCGCGGGCAACGTCCCCGCCTACCTGGACCACACCGCCGACGTCCCCCGTGCGGTGCACGACATCGTGCTCTCCAAGACCTTCGACCACGGAATGGTCTGCGCCTCCGAACAGACGGTGATCCTCCACGAGACCATCGCCGACGCCGCCCTGCGCGAGTTCCGGCGCCTGCACGCCCACGTGACCACCGCGCAGGAGACCCGGCTGCTCACGCGCTACCTCTTCGGCAGCGACGCCGACGGCACCGGGGACTCCGAGACGGCCCGATCCTCCTGCGCCCCGGGCGACCTCAACAGCGACGCCGTAGGCCGCTCCGCCGCACAGATCGCCGAGGCCGCCGGCTTCGCCGTACCTCCCTCCACCTCGCTCATCCTGGCCGAGGTGGCCGCCGTCGGCCCCCGCGAACCCCTCACCCGGGAGAAACTCTGCCCCGTCCTGACCGTCGTGCGAGCCGCCGACCGCGAGCACGGTATGCGGCTCGCCGAACAGACCGTGGCCTTCGACGGCCTCGGGCACACCGCCGCCGTCCACGGCACGGACGACGACCTCGTGGCGGAGTTCGGACGACGCGTCAAGGCGGCCCGCGTGGTCTGGAACTCACCCTCCTCCCTCGGCGGCATCGGTGGCTTCTACAACGCCTTTCCGCCCTCCCTCACCCTGGGCTGCGGCACCTACGGCGGCAACGCGGTCGCCGGCAACATCCAGGCCGGCCACCTGCTCAACGTCAAACGCGTCGGACGACGCACCCCGCGCCCGCGCCGGTTCACCGTGCCGCCCCTCATCCACACCGAGCCCTACAGCCTCCGCCGCCTCGCCGACCTCCCGGACCTGCGCCGCGTCACCCTCGTCACCGGTCCGGGCGCCCGCGGCCGAGGGCACGTCGGACGCGTCCTCGACGTCCTTCGCCGTTGCCCCGCACCCGTCGAGACGGACGTCCTCGACGACATCGGAGCGGACCCCGCCCTGCCCGCCGTCCGGCGCGGCGCCGACCGGCTACGCGCGTTTTGCCCCGACACCGTCGTCGCCCTGGGCGGCGGTTCGGCCATGGACGCCGCGAAGGTGATGCGGCTGCTGTACGAACGGCCGGACGTCGACCTGACGGCGCTGCGCCAGAAGTCGATGGACTTCCGCGAACGGGTCACCGCACCGGCCACCGGCCCCCGGGCCCGGCTGGTATGCGTGCCCACGACCGCCGGATCGGGCTCGGAAGTCACCCCCTTCGCGGTGATCACCGACCCCGTCACCGGCCTGAAACACCCCCTGGTCGACCCCACCCTCACCCCCGACGTCGCCCTGTGCGACGCCACCCTCACCACCGACCTCCCCCCGGCCGTCACAGCCGACTCCGCCTTCGACGCCCTCACCCACGCCATCGAGGCGTACGTCTCCGTGCACGCCGGAGACCTCACCGACGGACTCTGCCTCACGGCGATCCGGCTCGTCTTCGGCCACCTGGAGCGCGCCGTCCGCAGCGGCCCGCACGACCCCGAGGCCAGGACCCGTCTGCACCACGCCGGCACCGTCGCCGGCATGGCGTTCGGCAGCGCCTTCCTCGGCGCCGTCCACGCGATGTCCCACACCCTCGGCGCCACCTACGGCATCACCCACGGCCGCACGAACGCGCTGCTGCTGCCCCACGTCATCCGTTACAACGGCACCGTCCCCGCCCGGCCGACCGCCTGGCCCGCGTACGAGACCTACCGCGCCCCCGAACGCCTCCAGGACATCGCCCGCCACCTCGGCCTCCCGGCGGACGACCCCCGGCAGGCGGTCGGCGCGCTCGCCCGGGCCGTGGAGGACCTGCGCGAGAGCGCCGGCATCGAGTCGTCCTTCAAAGCGCTCGGCGTACCCGAGCACACCTTCCTCGACCGGCTCCCCGAACAGGCCGCCAACGCCTACGACGACCCGTGCGTCTCCACCAACCCGCGCCTGCCGCTGCGCACGGAGCTGGAGACCCTCATGCGCACCGCGTACTACGGAGACGCCCGCCTCGACTGA
- a CDS encoding AMP-binding protein: MRPKKSAEKFLEFSVPRLSDTVSMTDWIKYPRYDRGIRFCGEDGGWQRLTYAELATDSRGRAAALRAAGVGPDDVVPIVMPTGPDLVTAFYGTLLAGARPVVLPLPWALSGRTPYSAYLADLAAFCPPRFAVAWPEYADAVTEAAAACGWDITVLGPECDAQPDGAVEAHCNGLIQFTSGSRGLPRALLVSDQALRAQLLLLSSALPDTGWCGVSWLPLYHDMGLIGNLLLPVAKQWEHALMRPEQFVLNPGAWLTEYGRSPYPIMTMPNFGFERVHKHLDRMNLEGLDFSHVRTVITGAERVDSAVLARFTSLLEPYGFDRTTVAPAYGMAETVLAVTCGTPDATPARLIRIPEGARSIGRRMPNDGERRLSGTPVDEPWLWHTSCGPALRGVRIDIVDQEDRPLDDGSLGEIRVTSPALATDYLAGNVGGTARLAGDVLYTGDAGFLHEGELYVVGRLADTLRLDHGTVFMEDIELGLAGRLGIGPRRVLAAGGDEGEPALLVLTTFDPAPHLHQIQEAVGLFTGGEVALHVLWVGRGGIPMTTSGKPQRATAWNLYRKGELHHKAACSPGE; the protein is encoded by the coding sequence ATGCGACCGAAAAAGTCCGCCGAGAAATTCCTGGAGTTCTCCGTGCCCCGTCTCTCCGACACCGTTTCGATGACCGACTGGATCAAGTACCCCCGCTACGACCGCGGCATCCGCTTCTGCGGAGAGGACGGCGGATGGCAGCGGTTGACCTACGCGGAACTCGCCACCGACAGCCGCGGCCGGGCGGCGGCGCTGCGCGCCGCCGGGGTGGGCCCGGACGACGTCGTGCCGATCGTCATGCCCACGGGCCCGGACCTTGTCACCGCCTTCTACGGAACCCTGCTCGCGGGTGCGCGGCCCGTGGTCCTGCCGCTGCCCTGGGCGCTGAGCGGCCGAACCCCCTACAGCGCCTACCTCGCGGACCTCGCCGCCTTCTGCCCGCCCCGGTTCGCGGTGGCCTGGCCCGAGTACGCCGACGCCGTGACGGAGGCCGCGGCCGCCTGCGGCTGGGACATCACGGTGCTGGGTCCGGAATGTGACGCACAGCCCGACGGTGCGGTGGAGGCCCACTGCAACGGCCTGATCCAGTTCACCTCGGGATCGCGGGGTCTCCCGCGTGCCTTGCTGGTGTCCGACCAGGCCCTGCGAGCGCAATTGCTTCTGCTCTCCTCCGCTCTTCCCGACACCGGGTGGTGCGGGGTTTCGTGGCTGCCCCTTTATCACGACATGGGACTGATCGGTAATCTGCTGCTTCCCGTGGCGAAGCAGTGGGAACACGCCCTGATGCGCCCCGAGCAGTTCGTCCTGAATCCAGGAGCCTGGCTCACCGAGTACGGCCGCAGTCCGTATCCGATCATGACGATGCCGAATTTCGGGTTCGAGCGCGTCCACAAACATCTGGACCGGATGAACCTGGAGGGTCTGGACTTCTCCCACGTGCGCACGGTCATCACCGGCGCCGAACGCGTCGACTCCGCTGTCCTCGCCCGTTTCACGTCCCTCCTGGAGCCGTACGGATTCGACCGTACGACGGTGGCGCCCGCGTACGGGATGGCCGAGACGGTCCTCGCGGTGACCTGCGGGACCCCCGACGCGACCCCTGCCCGGCTGATCCGGATTCCCGAGGGTGCCCGGTCCATCGGCCGGCGGATGCCGAACGACGGAGAACGCCGGCTGTCGGGCACACCCGTCGACGAGCCCTGGCTGTGGCACACGAGCTGCGGCCCCGCTCTGCGCGGCGTACGCATCGACATCGTGGACCAGGAGGACCGGCCTCTGGACGACGGTTCGCTCGGCGAGATCCGGGTCACCTCCCCCGCACTCGCCACGGACTACCTCGCCGGGAACGTCGGCGGCACCGCCCGGCTGGCGGGGGACGTTCTGTACACGGGCGACGCCGGTTTCCTGCACGAGGGTGAGCTGTACGTCGTCGGTCGGCTCGCGGACACGCTGCGTCTGGACCACGGCACCGTCTTCATGGAAGACATCGAACTCGGGCTCGCTGGACGCCTCGGCATCGGACCACGGCGTGTCCTGGCCGCCGGCGGCGACGAGGGAGAACCGGCCCTGCTCGTCTTGACGACCTTCGATCCGGCACCGCATCTGCACCAGATCCAGGAAGCTGTCGGGCTCTTCACCGGCGGCGAAGTGGCGCTGCACGTGCTGTGGGTCGGCCGTGGCGGCATTCCCATGACGACAAGCGGCAAGCCACAGCGCGCCACTGCCTGGAACCTGTACCGCAAGGGCGAACTCCACCACAAGGCCGCCTGCTCGCCCGGAGAGTGA